A genomic stretch from Marinifilum sp. JC120 includes:
- a CDS encoding tRNA-binding protein codes for MDTISWNDFEKVELRVGKIIEACVFEEARVPAYILHIDFGLGIGLRKSSAQITKLYSVEELPGKLVVGVVNFPKKQIGPFMSECLVTGFHDENGDVALCVPDKKVPLGAKLC; via the coding sequence ATGGATACAATCAGTTGGAATGATTTTGAAAAGGTAGAACTTAGGGTCGGTAAGATAATCGAAGCGTGTGTTTTTGAAGAAGCGCGAGTTCCCGCTTATATCCTGCATATAGATTTCGGCCTCGGCATCGGGCTGCGTAAATCCAGTGCCCAGATCACTAAACTTTATTCAGTAGAAGAGTTGCCCGGTAAATTAGTCGTAGGTGTGGTCAATTTCCCCAAAAAGCAGATCGGGCCGTTCATGTCCGAATGTTTGGTGACGGGATTTCATGATGAAAATGGAGACGTGGCTTTATGCGTGCCGGATAAGAAGGTGCCGCTTGGTGCCAAGCTTTGCTAA